A genomic region of Roseofilum casamattae BLCC-M143 contains the following coding sequences:
- the hpsJ-A gene encoding HpsJ-like protein, cyanoexosortase A-associated: MLDQQPQSHTTSPKAPPQWFNHPMHPNDSGLFLSEAVFNRTLMLLPVMGYTLLLFALIDSLVLFIPLHPSDPIWILDTLAQSVERSWVTLFGLVLVFYGRLGYADRWELQLWSALSRMALLLGTCYLLALPLGVQNAGRVYQLQQQQFNGDRSAQTERFAEINAYIDRSTSIADFGPVALQAFPEMALPMAETEAELAVKWQAELAKAKASSRARLDERQQRDRMALFKQSAKSNLGTLIAGIAFLWIWRKTRWARHLRHRHF; encoded by the coding sequence ATGCTAGACCAACAACCTCAATCCCATACCACTTCGCCAAAGGCGCCGCCCCAGTGGTTTAACCATCCGATGCATCCGAATGACTCGGGGCTGTTTCTATCCGAAGCAGTTTTTAACCGGACATTGATGCTACTCCCCGTGATGGGCTACACCTTACTATTGTTTGCTCTAATTGATAGTTTAGTCCTATTTATTCCTCTGCATCCATCCGATCCTATATGGATATTAGACACCTTAGCTCAATCGGTAGAACGCTCTTGGGTAACTCTCTTTGGCTTAGTCTTAGTCTTTTACGGGCGCTTGGGCTATGCCGATCGCTGGGAACTACAGCTCTGGAGCGCTCTATCTCGCATGGCTTTGTTGTTGGGCACGTGTTATCTCCTGGCCTTGCCTCTGGGGGTACAAAATGCCGGTCGGGTGTATCAGCTACAGCAACAGCAGTTTAATGGCGATCGCTCTGCCCAGACTGAAAGATTTGCAGAAATTAATGCTTATATCGATCGCTCTACCTCGATCGCCGATTTTGGCCCTGTAGCGCTCCAGGCCTTTCCGGAGATGGCTCTACCTATGGCTGAGACCGAAGCAGAGTTAGCGGTGAAATGGCAAGCGGAGTTAGCCAAAGCCAAGGCCAGCTCTAGGGCCCGACTCGATGAAAGGCAACAGCGCGATCGCATGGCTCTGTTCAAACAATCGGCCAAATCTAACTTAGGGACTCTAATTGCGGGCATTGCATTTCTCTGGATTTGGCGCAAAACTAGATGGGCGAGGCATTTACGCCATCGACACTTTTAA
- a CDS encoding ATP-binding protein, which yields MPGKLKSPVSAEPRQLPLGWIPIVPFLVQMFAAVGLTGWFSLQNGQSAITSVRAKLGSELTARIDDRLQSYLSATDLINQLNARAIASGQINPNNPSATRGYLWQQIQLFPRIANLGWVASTGNYYGIARDRDDGSLRWLVTHPNRPDQLIINILDPLGNLTTETIKQSGFDIRKQSGYRQATAEKIPVWSRELQGNGPLQLTASHPLYDSQNRLFGVLHSTIELSEMSQFLQGLDIGESGQAFIIDGQGYAIASSIPEPDSPLTPVNRSSHALLRTIARQVESAVGDWNAIDGNHQLDVLFKHQNYWVSITPMTVADGDRDLQWAIAVIIPDIDFLEFSHDNIRNTILFCFIASIVAGSFALVSSRWISKPILNVIEALQGISTGDLERVLPTQTTRFPHIRELEILADSFNTMAARFRQSYEELEIRVALRTFELKEAKEAADSANSAKSEFLANMSHELRTPLNGILGYTQILQRSSNLAEKEQNGINIIHECATHLLTLINDILDLAKIEARKLDLNPHEINLRALLQGVAEICRVRAIQKNIEFNYSLDPQVPEWIVADEKRLRQVLLNLLGNAIKFTERGGVSFQIISLENSDASDRSIHQIRFQINDTGIGIPPEQQDSIFLPFEQAGDRRQQSAGTGLGLAISQKIVSMMGSSIKLESIPGEGSSFFLDLDVSEVLQCQDSSTLIDIRKVIGFTGKETAKIMVVDDREQNQLMIADLLEPIGFTVATADNGYEALERLSEFGADLMITDLHMPVLDGIGLIERVRSDDLYQNLAIIVSSAHVLESDRDLAREAGANAFLPKPLNTELLLETIGKFLNIEWVVQPELEDIEAIESSTVQREASSEILAPDGEILSVLHQFALEGNLRKVKKRVADLEQERPELQEFCDRVKQLVKTFDEQGLIQLIESYAKDSELT from the coding sequence ATGCCAGGGAAACTTAAATCGCCTGTATCCGCCGAACCCAGACAACTCCCCCTTGGTTGGATTCCGATCGTTCCATTTCTGGTACAGATGTTTGCTGCTGTGGGTTTAACGGGTTGGTTCTCTTTACAAAACGGACAGAGCGCAATCACCAGCGTCAGAGCCAAATTAGGAAGCGAGTTAACGGCTCGGATTGACGATCGCCTCCAGAGCTATCTCAGCGCTACAGATTTAATTAATCAGCTCAATGCCAGAGCGATCGCTAGCGGTCAGATTAATCCCAATAATCCCTCAGCAACACGAGGATATTTATGGCAGCAAATTCAACTCTTTCCCCGTATTGCAAACCTTGGATGGGTCGCCTCAACCGGAAATTATTACGGGATTGCTCGAGACCGAGACGATGGCTCATTACGATGGTTAGTCACCCATCCCAATCGCCCCGACCAATTAATTATTAATATTCTCGATCCCCTGGGAAATCTAACCACTGAGACTATTAAACAATCGGGGTTCGACATTCGCAAACAGTCTGGGTATCGACAAGCAACGGCAGAAAAAATACCGGTTTGGAGTCGAGAACTGCAGGGAAATGGCCCGTTACAACTGACGGCGAGCCACCCGTTATATGACAGTCAAAACCGGTTGTTCGGCGTCCTACACAGCACCATTGAGCTGTCCGAGATGAGTCAGTTTCTGCAAGGTTTAGACATTGGAGAATCGGGACAAGCATTTATTATCGATGGCCAAGGATACGCGATCGCCAGTTCGATTCCGGAACCCGACTCGCCATTAACTCCAGTTAATCGCAGCTCTCATGCGCTGCTGAGAACGATCGCGCGACAGGTTGAGTCCGCTGTGGGTGACTGGAATGCGATCGATGGCAATCATCAACTCGATGTTCTCTTCAAGCACCAAAACTATTGGGTCAGCATAACTCCCATGACGGTAGCAGATGGCGATCGCGATCTTCAATGGGCGATCGCCGTCATTATTCCCGATATCGACTTTCTCGAATTCAGTCACGACAATATTCGCAACACGATTTTATTCTGTTTTATCGCCTCGATCGTTGCCGGCAGTTTCGCATTAGTCAGCTCCCGCTGGATTTCCAAACCCATCCTCAATGTCATTGAAGCATTACAAGGAATTTCTACCGGAGATTTAGAGCGCGTTCTTCCGACTCAAACCACTCGATTTCCGCACATTCGCGAATTGGAGATTCTTGCTGATTCTTTTAATACAATGGCAGCTCGCTTCCGCCAATCCTATGAAGAGCTAGAAATTCGAGTCGCCCTGCGCACGTTTGAACTCAAAGAAGCCAAAGAAGCCGCCGATTCTGCCAACTCAGCTAAAAGTGAATTTCTGGCAAATATGAGCCACGAACTCCGCACCCCACTCAATGGAATTTTAGGATATACGCAAATCTTGCAGCGTTCCTCAAACCTAGCAGAGAAAGAACAAAATGGAATTAACATTATTCATGAATGCGCGACTCATTTGCTCACCTTAATTAACGATATTCTCGATCTCGCAAAGATCGAAGCCAGAAAACTCGATTTAAACCCGCACGAAATTAACTTACGCGCCTTATTACAAGGGGTTGCTGAAATTTGTCGCGTACGCGCCATTCAGAAAAATATCGAATTTAATTACTCTCTCGATCCTCAAGTGCCTGAATGGATCGTTGCCGACGAGAAAAGATTGCGACAAGTCTTGCTGAATTTACTGGGAAATGCGATTAAGTTTACCGAACGTGGCGGCGTTTCATTTCAGATTATATCTCTGGAAAACAGCGACGCTAGCGATCGCTCCATTCACCAGATTCGCTTTCAAATTAATGATACCGGTATTGGTATTCCTCCAGAACAACAGGACTCTATTTTTCTGCCATTTGAACAAGCCGGAGACCGCCGACAACAATCGGCAGGTACGGGACTCGGCTTAGCTATTAGTCAAAAAATAGTCTCGATGATGGGTAGCTCCATTAAGCTAGAGAGTATACCGGGGGAAGGTAGTTCGTTTTTCCTAGACCTAGATGTGTCAGAAGTGCTACAATGCCAGGACAGTTCAACATTAATTGATATTAGAAAAGTTATTGGATTTACTGGAAAGGAAACAGCAAAAATTATGGTGGTGGACGATCGCGAACAAAATCAATTGATGATTGCCGATCTACTCGAACCCATTGGCTTTACAGTAGCGACGGCAGATAACGGGTACGAAGCATTAGAACGGCTGTCGGAGTTTGGAGCAGATTTGATGATTACCGATTTGCACATGCCGGTACTCGATGGTATTGGCTTAATTGAACGAGTGAGATCCGACGATCTTTACCAAAACTTGGCAATTATTGTTTCATCCGCTCACGTACTCGAGAGCGATCGCGATCTCGCTCGAGAAGCAGGAGCGAATGCCTTTTTGCCCAAGCCATTAAATACGGAATTGCTCCTCGAAACCATCGGAAAATTCTTAAATATAGAGTGGGTTGTACAGCCAGAATTGGAAGATATAGAAGCGATCGAATCATCGACAGTGCAACGAGAGGCAAGCTCGGAAATTCTCGCTCCTGATGGAGAGATTTTATCGGTTTTACATCAGTTTGCTTTAGAAGGAAACTTGCGTAAAGTCAAAAAAAGAGTCGCCGATCTAGAACAAGAACGACCGGAATTGCAGGAGTTTTGCGATCGCGTTAAACAATTAGTAAAAACCTTTGACGAACAAGGATTAATACAACTCATTGAATCTTATGCTAAAGATAGCGAATTAACTTAA
- a CDS encoding hybrid sensor histidine kinase/response regulator: MNASEQESDIILIVDDNPNNLAVLSDFLDESGFEVRVARDGQSAIDKVNYARPDLILLDVMMPGIDGFETCRHLKADPNTEAIPIIFMTALSDTVDKVKGLELGAVDYITKPFAQDEVLARVRLHLKLRKMAKQLADQNQSLKQEIAERERAELALQAFNEELEKRVLERTEKLQQAMKDLQDTQLQLVQNEKMFALGQLVAGVAHEINNPVGFIVGNLSHAEQYIQDTIEHIKLYQQYYPNPNPEIVDHYEDIELDYILQDLPDLISSMREGTDRIRNISQSLRIFSRADTPTKVSVDIHEGIDSTLLILKHRLKANERRPEILVSKLYGNLPDIKCYPGQLNQVFMNLLANAIDALEDSNQGLTFSEIKSNPNQITIHTELSASKTEAIIAIEDNGNGIPEDILQKIFEHLYTTKEAGRGTGLGLSISRKIVEDKHGGNLSCRSVTDGGSVFTITLPLQSTTENDEN; encoded by the coding sequence ATGAATGCTAGCGAACAAGAGTCGGATATTATTTTGATTGTCGATGATAACCCCAATAATTTAGCGGTTCTCTCGGATTTTTTAGATGAATCTGGATTTGAGGTCAGGGTAGCCCGAGACGGTCAAAGCGCGATCGATAAAGTCAACTATGCTCGTCCCGATCTAATCTTGTTAGATGTAATGATGCCAGGAATCGATGGTTTTGAAACCTGTCGCCACCTCAAAGCAGATCCCAATACCGAAGCAATCCCTATAATTTTCATGACAGCTCTTTCCGATACAGTTGATAAAGTGAAAGGATTAGAACTCGGTGCCGTCGATTATATTACCAAACCCTTTGCTCAAGATGAAGTTTTAGCTCGAGTTAGATTGCATCTAAAATTACGGAAAATGGCCAAACAATTAGCCGATCAAAATCAATCTCTGAAACAAGAAATTGCCGAACGAGAACGTGCCGAGCTGGCCTTGCAAGCGTTTAATGAAGAATTAGAAAAACGAGTGCTAGAAAGAACGGAAAAACTGCAACAGGCAATGAAAGACCTGCAAGATACTCAATTGCAGCTCGTGCAAAATGAAAAAATGTTTGCTTTGGGGCAGCTTGTTGCTGGAGTTGCCCATGAAATAAACAATCCCGTTGGATTTATTGTCGGAAACCTCAGCCATGCGGAGCAATATATTCAAGATACTATAGAACATATCAAACTTTATCAACAGTATTATCCCAATCCCAACCCAGAAATTGTCGATCATTATGAAGATATAGAACTCGATTATATCCTCCAAGATTTACCCGATCTGATCTCTTCCATGCGCGAAGGAACCGATCGCATTCGCAATATCAGTCAATCTCTAAGAATTTTTTCTCGCGCCGATACTCCAACCAAAGTCAGCGTTGATATTCATGAAGGGATCGACAGTACCCTACTGATTCTAAAGCATCGCCTGAAAGCTAACGAACGACGACCGGAAATCCTCGTGAGCAAACTCTATGGCAATCTGCCCGACATTAAGTGCTATCCGGGTCAACTGAATCAAGTCTTTATGAATCTGCTGGCCAATGCCATTGACGCCCTTGAAGACTCTAATCAAGGATTGACTTTTTCAGAGATCAAAAGCAATCCCAACCAAATTACCATTCACACCGAACTCTCTGCCTCAAAAACCGAAGCAATTATCGCCATTGAAGATAATGGAAATGGCATTCCGGAAGACATTCTTCAGAAAATATTCGAGCATTTATACACGACCAAAGAAGCAGGACGCGGTACGGGTTTAGGGTTATCCATTAGTCGGAAAATTGTGGAAGACAAACATGGAGGAAATCTCTCCTGTCGCTCTGTAACCGATGGCGGATCGGTATTTACTATTACGTTACCGTTGCAGAGTACGACAGAGAACGATGAGAATTAA
- a CDS encoding HetZ-related protein, with the protein MNTQSCITSTTHQSDNGQRLTALNHSATPATEIPESSQSSHGVMDIIALTEYISQQIRNQIRIKCRSVNSVADRMANEVDRICLKSDRIQKSGVIKSWQQTLGNNRVEKCLHYYQLGSYQGRSELHGNLSVMVYRHIAKSGARLGFKARYNLIEDFMQSFYVETLKAFRRENDVAPEYSPRTRLELAEYMAFTEQYAKRRIGLPGGVAQRLIVLRAQNFSRRLPQEMSVDIEMAVESGKGEEAQQYSRDPALHQIREKMVAGAIDPSDSVLRDRVIRELTQYLQEQEQFDCVDYLKLKLQDFSATEIDETLGLTPRQRDYLQQRFKYHVEKFSRLHNWHLVHQWLGADLDQNLGMSPSKWQAFFNALAPEQQQLFQLKQAGIEDAQIATTLRCTPKQLQKRWNKLLEWAWKTRNQSNS; encoded by the coding sequence ATGAATACCCAAAGCTGCATAACTTCTACCACTCATCAGTCTGACAATGGACAACGCTTAACTGCTCTTAACCATTCTGCAACCCCTGCCACTGAAATTCCGGAGAGTTCTCAATCTTCTCATGGGGTGATGGACATCATTGCCTTAACTGAATACATCAGCCAGCAAATTCGCAACCAAATCCGGATTAAGTGCCGCTCCGTCAATTCCGTTGCCGATCGCATGGCAAACGAAGTGGATCGAATTTGCCTGAAAAGCGATCGCATTCAAAAATCTGGAGTCATTAAGTCTTGGCAACAAACCCTAGGCAACAACCGCGTCGAAAAATGCTTGCATTACTATCAGCTCGGTTCCTACCAAGGTCGTAGCGAACTGCACGGTAACCTCAGCGTCATGGTTTACCGCCATATTGCCAAAAGCGGCGCTCGCTTAGGATTCAAGGCTCGTTATAACTTAATTGAAGACTTCATGCAAAGCTTCTATGTCGAAACCTTGAAAGCCTTCCGTCGCGAAAATGATGTGGCTCCCGAATACAGCCCTCGCACTCGTTTGGAATTAGCCGAGTACATGGCATTCACCGAACAGTATGCTAAACGACGCATCGGACTCCCTGGTGGCGTTGCCCAACGGTTAATTGTCCTGAGAGCGCAAAACTTCTCCCGCCGCTTGCCCCAAGAAATGTCAGTTGATATCGAAATGGCAGTCGAGTCTGGAAAAGGAGAAGAAGCACAACAATACAGCCGCGACCCCGCACTGCACCAAATTCGCGAGAAAATGGTTGCTGGAGCCATCGATCCTTCCGACTCCGTCCTGCGCGATCGCGTCATTCGCGAGTTAACCCAATACCTGCAAGAGCAAGAACAATTCGACTGCGTTGACTACCTGAAGCTGAAACTGCAAGATTTCTCCGCAACCGAGATTGACGAAACCTTGGGACTGACTCCTCGGCAACGGGACTATTTACAACAACGGTTCAAGTACCATGTCGAAAAATTCTCTCGCTTGCACAACTGGCACTTAGTCCACCAATGGTTAGGAGCAGATTTGGATCAAAATCTGGGCATGTCTCCCTCCAAATGGCAAGCCTTCTTCAATGCCCTCGCGCCCGAGCAACAGCAATTATTCCAACTGAAACAAGCTGGAATTGAGGATGCACAAATTGCTACCACACTGCGCTGCACTCCCAAACAACTGCAAAAACGGTGGAACAAATTACTCGAGTGGGCTTGGAAAACTCGCAACCAATCCAATTCGTAA
- a CDS encoding NAD(P)H-quinone oxidoreductase subunit O — MAAAIKKGAMVRALQEQLENSVEASASDTRFPPYIFETKGEIMEIKGEYALVKFGQVPTPNIWLHIDQLELF; from the coding sequence ATGGCAGCAGCAATCAAAAAAGGCGCAATGGTACGCGCTCTGCAAGAACAACTGGAAAACTCCGTAGAAGCCTCTGCTAGCGATACCCGGTTTCCTCCCTATATTTTTGAAACCAAAGGCGAGATTATGGAGATTAAGGGAGAGTATGCATTAGTCAAATTCGGTCAAGTACCGACTCCCAATATTTGGTTGCACATCGATCAATTAGAACTATTTTAA
- a CDS encoding adenylate/guanylate cyclase domain-containing protein produces MSIQFSTIINLFSAQLSRKIATWIFLSLIAIEALLLIPSYYQKEQDELEQLEEVSWAIIDVILSLTSPEMYADKQFRQKVETLTEDSIVTGISIYDRQGELLFELGDTPEISFAEVEEKQIVRDYYWKTQRYDVAWSAQYLNSDYTLVARHNAERLQPILTNYKLRIMGLVAIIAIAITISTLLVLGITVITPILRLRDDLISAGEILSHHHDSRPEFYSFTVKPDNELGEVMQAFHSMFCRVHEEQEKSERLLLNILPEAIASELKNGRSTIADGFPEVTVMFADLVGFTSLADRFSPRELVEVLNEIFSEFDALTERHQLEKIKTIGDAYMVVGGIPMTDVNHTRAIAEMAIDMQKAIANFSQTRGETFQIRIGINTGPVVAGVIGTKKFSYDLWGDTVNTASRMESHGIPGKIQMTQSTYDRLKHDYKFKEREQILIKGKGIMKTYLLMGRI; encoded by the coding sequence ATGTCTATTCAGTTTTCCACAATTATTAATCTGTTCAGCGCTCAGTTATCTCGAAAAATAGCGACCTGGATTTTCTTAAGCCTGATCGCCATTGAAGCTTTGCTTTTAATTCCATCTTATTACCAAAAAGAACAAGATGAATTAGAGCAGCTCGAGGAAGTTTCTTGGGCAATTATTGATGTGATTTTGAGTTTAACATCGCCAGAAATGTACGCTGACAAACAGTTTCGGCAGAAGGTTGAAACCCTGACAGAAGATTCAATTGTCACGGGAATTTCTATTTACGATCGCCAGGGAGAGTTACTCTTCGAGCTAGGAGACACTCCTGAGATTTCTTTTGCTGAGGTTGAAGAAAAGCAAATTGTTCGCGATTATTATTGGAAGACACAACGCTATGATGTGGCTTGGTCGGCTCAGTATTTGAATAGTGATTATACCTTAGTGGCTCGGCACAATGCCGAACGGCTACAGCCGATTTTAACAAATTATAAGTTGCGAATTATGGGATTGGTTGCGATTATTGCGATCGCGATTACGATTTCTACATTGCTCGTTTTAGGCATTACCGTCATTACTCCGATTTTGCGCTTGCGCGACGATCTAATTTCGGCTGGAGAAATTTTATCTCATCATCACGACAGCCGTCCGGAATTTTATTCCTTTACAGTAAAACCGGACAACGAGCTAGGGGAAGTGATGCAAGCGTTTCATTCTATGTTTTGTCGAGTGCATGAAGAGCAAGAGAAGTCCGAGCGATTGTTGCTGAATATTTTACCGGAGGCGATCGCATCGGAGTTAAAAAATGGCCGCTCGACCATTGCCGATGGGTTTCCTGAAGTCACGGTTATGTTTGCCGATCTCGTCGGATTCACCTCTCTGGCCGATCGGTTTTCACCTCGCGAGTTAGTCGAAGTACTCAATGAAATTTTTTCCGAGTTTGATGCTTTGACCGAACGCCATCAGTTAGAAAAAATTAAGACTATTGGAGATGCGTATATGGTCGTCGGTGGCATTCCCATGACAGATGTCAACCATACTCGAGCCATTGCCGAGATGGCAATTGATATGCAAAAAGCGATCGCCAATTTTAGTCAAACTCGTGGCGAAACGTTCCAGATTCGGATTGGGATTAATACCGGCCCTGTTGTTGCTGGAGTCATCGGAACGAAAAAGTTTAGTTACGATCTGTGGGGAGATACCGTCAATACTGCCAGTCGGATGGAATCTCACGGTATTCCAGGAAAGATTCAGATGACGCAATCGACTTACGATCGCCTCAAGCATGATTATAAATTCAAAGAGAGGGAGCAAATTCTCATTAAAGGGAAAGGAATAATGAAAACCTATTTACTGATGGGTCGGATTTAG
- a CDS encoding homocysteine biosynthesis protein, translating to MRTVAEINDKIRRHQAVVVTLEELKARVAEHGIAETAKEVDAIATGTFEPMESSGAIINLGQTDPPMKIRQCWIDGVLAYSGFGAVDLYLGASQMAEPREGDHRSEHSALSNSDRGGGHVIEDLIAGKALPIRALGHGTDCYPRQSFEASIDGQSINQFYLYNPRNLYQNFIVGVNGGDRPLYTYLGPLLPRLGNAIYANTGALSPLLNDPDLELIGIGTRIFIGGAIGYITWEGTQHFPLQKRLSNRTPIGPAATLALIGDAKQMNPKWVRGCYFKNYGPSLMLGVGIPLPVLNEEVVQRCAVSDEDIVAPVVDFSIPRRNRPTFGLVSYAQLKTGKIAIDGKRVRTAPLASIYLSRQVALELKQMIESGDFTLTEPVAPISRDRSFLPQDNLRGMDS from the coding sequence ATGCGTACTGTTGCTGAAATTAATGATAAGATTCGCCGCCATCAAGCGGTAGTAGTGACCCTGGAAGAACTCAAAGCCAGAGTTGCCGAACATGGGATTGCCGAAACAGCCAAAGAGGTTGACGCGATCGCTACCGGAACCTTTGAACCCATGGAATCTTCCGGCGCCATTATTAACCTCGGTCAAACCGATCCGCCGATGAAAATTCGCCAATGCTGGATTGATGGAGTCCTGGCCTATTCCGGCTTTGGCGCAGTGGATTTATATCTGGGGGCGAGCCAGATGGCCGAACCGAGAGAAGGAGACCACCGCAGCGAACATTCAGCCCTTTCCAACAGCGATCGCGGCGGCGGCCATGTCATTGAAGATCTGATCGCCGGGAAAGCCTTACCCATCCGGGCCCTCGGTCACGGTACGGACTGCTATCCCCGGCAATCTTTTGAAGCCAGCATCGATGGCCAGAGCATCAATCAATTTTATCTGTATAACCCCCGCAACCTGTATCAAAACTTTATCGTCGGTGTCAATGGTGGCGATCGCCCGCTCTACACCTATCTCGGCCCCCTCCTCCCCCGTCTGGGCAATGCCATCTATGCCAACACTGGCGCCCTATCGCCCCTGCTGAATGACCCCGACTTAGAGTTAATTGGTATCGGCACTCGCATTTTTATCGGCGGTGCCATCGGTTACATTACCTGGGAAGGCACGCAACACTTTCCCCTACAAAAACGCCTCTCTAACCGCACTCCTATCGGCCCCGCAGCCACCTTAGCCTTAATCGGCGATGCCAAACAAATGAATCCGAAATGGGTACGGGGATGCTACTTCAAAAACTACGGCCCCTCCCTCATGCTCGGCGTTGGCATTCCTCTTCCCGTACTGAATGAAGAGGTCGTACAGCGTTGTGCTGTCAGCGATGAAGACATCGTGGCTCCTGTCGTCGATTTTTCCATTCCGCGACGCAACCGCCCCACCTTTGGCTTAGTCAGCTACGCCCAACTGAAAACCGGTAAGATCGCCATTGATGGCAAACGCGTGCGCACCGCTCCTTTAGCCAGTATTTACCTTTCTCGCCAAGTGGCATTAGAGTTAAAACAGATGATAGAAAGTGGAGACTTTACGCTAACCGAACCCGTTGCCCCAATTTCCCGCGATCGCTCCTTCCTTCCCCAAGACAACCTCCGAGGTATGGATAGTTAA